From Bordetella flabilis, the proteins below share one genomic window:
- a CDS encoding HpcH/HpaI aldolase/citrate lyase family protein codes for MKSKLFVPASRPELFAKAMASQADAISFDLEDAVAPERKDEARRVLADWLTADMPRLYPAHGKKIIVRVNGVDSVHFAADLAALGLAPVDILNVPKIENAADVRAAVAALAAAGFQGGLLVNIETPRGLAMAAEIASAHETVCGLQLGLADLFEPLGIARYEPETLRHVMLALRLAAGASGKYVLDGAYPNVADRDGFRTEARLSRSLGFLGKSCIHPSQIAIANEVFGYSPEEIAQAQHIVDAARAHPGTGAFLLDGKMIDAPFVRRAEDILLACGRQ; via the coding sequence GTGAAAAGCAAGCTCTTCGTTCCCGCATCGCGCCCGGAACTGTTCGCCAAGGCCATGGCCAGCCAGGCCGACGCCATATCCTTCGACCTCGAAGACGCCGTGGCGCCCGAGCGCAAGGACGAGGCGCGTCGCGTCCTTGCCGACTGGCTGACGGCAGACATGCCGCGGCTCTATCCTGCACACGGCAAAAAAATTATCGTTCGCGTCAATGGCGTGGACAGTGTGCATTTCGCGGCCGATCTGGCCGCGCTCGGCCTGGCACCCGTCGACATCCTCAATGTTCCGAAAATCGAAAACGCCGCCGATGTGAGAGCCGCGGTGGCGGCGCTCGCGGCGGCAGGCTTTCAAGGTGGATTGCTGGTGAATATCGAAACGCCGCGCGGCCTCGCCATGGCGGCAGAAATCGCCAGCGCCCATGAAACCGTGTGCGGCCTGCAGCTTGGCCTGGCGGACCTCTTCGAGCCGCTGGGCATTGCGCGCTACGAGCCGGAGACGCTCAGGCATGTAATGCTTGCGTTGCGCCTGGCGGCCGGCGCCAGCGGCAAATACGTGCTGGACGGCGCCTACCCGAATGTGGCGGACCGCGACGGCTTTCGCACCGAAGCGCGGCTATCCCGCTCGTTGGGCTTCCTGGGCAAATCCTGCATCCACCCCAGCCAGATCGCTATTGCGAACGAGGTATTCGGGTACAGCCCCGAGGAAATCGCGCAGGCACAGCACATCGTCGACGCCGCCCGCGCACACCCGGGCACGGGCGCGTTCCTGCTCGACGGCAAGATGATCGACGCCCCCTTCGTGCGCCGCGCCGAGGACATCCTGCTGGCCTGCGGCCGCCAATGA
- a CDS encoding LysR family transcriptional regulator: MNTDYLKTLLAVSRHGSMAAAARRLGLTHGAVAQQIRVLEKELGTVLVARAGRTVHMTENAARLLESVEQVLEQVERLHYLARSSQTVGQLRLGAGHTALNTTVPSILEQLVRRHPGISVDIHPGHSAQFYPSIENGDLDAAIALEAPYPLPKSLAWHLLREEPHVLAVAPHHAGRDPHTLLATQPFIRYTRSDWGGRHADDYLRRVGIRPRERFELNAIESIAVMVSRDLGVAILPMSTSGVISRLNIVALPLPAPCEPRRFGLIWSRGSSRISVIQAFLAIAVAEYRELGAPHSALGAER; encoded by the coding sequence ATGAATACCGATTATCTCAAGACGCTGCTGGCTGTGTCGCGCCATGGGTCCATGGCGGCGGCTGCACGCCGGCTCGGCCTGACTCATGGGGCGGTCGCGCAGCAAATCCGCGTCCTGGAGAAGGAATTGGGCACGGTACTGGTGGCCCGCGCGGGCCGTACGGTGCACATGACCGAAAACGCCGCACGGCTGTTGGAGTCGGTGGAGCAGGTGTTGGAACAGGTCGAACGCCTGCATTACCTGGCGCGGTCCAGCCAGACCGTGGGGCAACTGCGGCTGGGCGCCGGCCACACGGCGCTGAACACCACGGTCCCGAGCATCCTGGAGCAACTGGTAAGGCGGCACCCCGGAATCAGCGTCGATATCCATCCGGGTCATTCCGCCCAGTTCTATCCCAGCATCGAGAACGGCGATCTGGACGCCGCCATCGCCCTGGAGGCGCCGTATCCGCTGCCCAAGAGTCTGGCCTGGCATCTGCTGCGCGAAGAACCGCACGTCCTGGCGGTGGCGCCGCACCACGCCGGGCGGGATCCTCACACGCTGCTCGCGACGCAACCATTCATCCGGTATACCCGCAGTGATTGGGGCGGGCGCCATGCGGATGATTACCTGCGGCGAGTCGGCATTCGGCCCCGCGAACGGTTCGAGCTCAATGCCATCGAGTCCATCGCGGTGATGGTCAGCCGTGATCTGGGCGTCGCCATCCTGCCCATGTCGACCAGTGGGGTGATCTCGCGGTTGAATATTGTGGCGCTGCCGCTGCCCGCGCCTTGTGAACCACGGCGGTTCGGCCTGATCTGGTCGCGCGGATCTTCGCGGATCAGCGTTATCCAGGCGTTCCTGGCGATCGCGGTGGCGGAATACCGCGAGCTGGGCGCGCCGCATTCCGCCCTCGGTGCGGAGCGCTGA
- a CDS encoding energy transducer TonB, protein MPRNKSGWSTSSKSSLGIRLTAAVTVVALHAIVAAGMLSTEEVKPVLPESQPIMVSVVEAPVPQVAKAPETEQPPQPAVQPPPPQPEPEPEVKPEPEPDPAPPEKIEPTPEPEPVVEKPPVPAPQPKPKPKPKPRPPVQQAPAPKPVEQPPTPAPPAGAPDGATMTQAPRQGPPRDQPETVSNIEYLGAGPAPVYPAASKRRREEGRVMVLVVVNPQGLVEKATVVSSSGYPRLDEAALDALRRVRFKPYTRNGVAYTVQARIPFDFNIRN, encoded by the coding sequence ATGCCTCGCAACAAGAGCGGTTGGTCCACTTCGTCGAAATCTTCCCTGGGCATCCGGTTAACCGCCGCCGTTACGGTCGTCGCCTTGCATGCGATCGTGGCGGCCGGCATGTTGTCCACGGAAGAGGTAAAGCCGGTATTGCCGGAGAGCCAGCCCATTATGGTGAGCGTGGTGGAAGCTCCCGTACCGCAAGTGGCAAAAGCGCCGGAAACGGAACAGCCGCCGCAGCCCGCGGTCCAGCCTCCGCCGCCGCAACCGGAGCCGGAGCCGGAGGTCAAGCCGGAGCCTGAACCGGATCCGGCACCGCCTGAAAAGATCGAGCCCACGCCCGAACCGGAGCCGGTTGTCGAGAAGCCACCCGTGCCCGCCCCCCAGCCGAAACCCAAGCCCAAGCCCAAGCCGCGTCCACCGGTGCAGCAGGCCCCTGCGCCCAAGCCTGTGGAGCAGCCGCCGACCCCGGCACCGCCCGCGGGTGCGCCGGATGGCGCGACGATGACGCAGGCGCCGCGCCAGGGTCCGCCTCGCGACCAGCCCGAAACGGTCTCCAATATCGAGTACCTGGGCGCAGGTCCGGCCCCGGTCTATCCGGCGGCGTCGAAGCGGCGCCGTGAGGAAGGCAGGGTGATGGTGCTGGTCGTCGTCAATCCGCAGGGCCTGGTGGAAAAAGCCACGGTGGTGTCTTCCTCTGGCTATCCGCGCCTGGACGAGGCGGCGCTGGATGCGTTGCGCCGCGTGCGCTTCAAGCCCTACACCCGCAACGGTGTCGCCTACACCGTGCAGGCTCGAATTCCATTCGATTTCAATATAAGGAACTGA